The proteins below are encoded in one region of Colletotrichum lupini chromosome 5, complete sequence:
- a CDS encoding carboxymuconolactone decarboxylase: protein MRLPYVPNPPQTTTPEDAAIVSRIQARRAPRPLQALDLTLLHAPPVADGWNSFLGAVRTQTTIPADLRELAISRVAVVNKAWYEWGHHAPLAVAAGVSQEGMDAIKTEAPLDLASRPALYLSEKQWAVLVYSDEMTRNVRVKDETFAKLKELFNEREVVEITTTVACYNCVSRFLVALDVGERNSTGPDDAALPSH, encoded by the exons ATGCGTCTCCCCTACGTCCCCAACCCTCCCCAAACCACAACCCCCGAAGACGCCGCCATCGTCTCCCGCATCCAAGCCCGCCGCGCGCCCCGTCCCCTCCAGGCCCTAGACCTGACCCTTCTGCACGCGCCCCCCGTCGCCGACGGCTGGAACTCCTTCCTCGGCGCCGTCCGCACCCAGACCACCATCCCCGCCGACCTCCGCGAGCTCGCAATCTCCCGCGTCGCCGTCGTCAACAAGGCCTGGTACGAGTGGGGCCACCACGCGCccctcgccgtcgccgcgGGCGTCTCCCAGGAAGGCATGGACGCCATCAAGACCGAGGCCCCGCTCGACCTGGCCAGCCGCCCCGCGCTGTACCTCAGCGAGAAGCAGTGGGCCGTGCTCGTCTACTCGGACGAGATGACGAGGAACGTTAGGGTCAAGGACGAGACGTTTGCCAAGCTCAAGGAGCTGTTCAACGAGAGGGAGGTGGTGGAGATTACGACGACG GTCGCGTGCTATAACTGTGTGAGCAGATTCCTGGTGGCTCTCGATG TCGGTGAGAGGAACAGCACTGGGCCTGACGATGCGGCTCTGCCGTCCCACTAA